The following proteins are encoded in a genomic region of Porphyrobacter sp. CACIAM 03H1:
- a CDS encoding efflux RND transporter permease subunit, protein MLAWLVRSALKQRVLVLAMAALLVVLGLRASADVPLDVFPEFAPPIVEIQTEAPGLSTEEVESLITVPIETAVNGVPDLATLRSKSVLGLSSVTILFERGTDVIRARQLVQERVAQVQARLPAAARPPVMLPPLSSTSRAMKIGISSKKLDQMQLSELVRWTIRPKLMSVPGVANVAVWGYRDRQLQVLADPDRLQASGVTLAELRAATGDAVLVGGGGFVDTPNQRLPVQQAGAIQTAEDLSRTVIKIAGDAPVRVGDVARVTDGFAAPIGNAIIDDGPGIMLIVEKQPTGNTLQLTRDVEAAVEELRPGLKDVKIDTTIFRPATFIEKSIDNLTRALMIGCLLVAIVLFAFTRDWRQATISLVAIPLSLLAAGLVLLWSGATINTMVIAGLVIALGEVVDDAIIDVENIARRLRLNREAGNPRSSFAVVLSASLEVRTAVVFASLIVMLVFLPIFFLGGVAGTFFRPLAIAYVLAIAASLLVALVVTPAMCLMLLPNAPMKEHRDTRFVASLKQRYLGVLPRLIDRPRLAMGIIAGGLLLSGVGYLGFKDQFLPDFRETDFLMHFVEKPGVGIEAMDRITIRASKELRAIPGVRNFGAHIGRAEAADEVVGPNFTELWISLDDGVDYDASVARIKEVVEGYPGLYRDVLTYLRERIKEVLSGAGATVVVRIYGPDQDELRAAAERVRGKVASIPGVTDLKVEQQVLVPQIQIRPRAADLVTLGLTPGEVRRQAQTLVAGEKLGEIYRDQKAFDVALWGEPAIRGDQHALADLMIQTPVGAPVRLRDVADVVIVPAPNEIKREDGQRRLDVTLNIASDADLGAVARGVEAAVSEVPFATGYHPEILGEYAALKESRERLWTVGLACLFGILLLVWLEFRSARITALVGLSLPFALVGGVIGVALTGGVLSLGSLVGFVTVIGISARNGIMLLSHYDHLRRFEGEAFGPALILRGAQERLVPILMTALCAGLALVPLVIAGDKPGHEIEHPMAIVILGGLISSTALNLFLMPALYARFGKERPAPEPELAEAVA, encoded by the coding sequence ATGCTGGCCTGGCTGGTCCGCTCGGCGCTCAAGCAGCGCGTGCTGGTGCTTGCCATGGCAGCACTCTTGGTGGTGCTTGGCCTGCGAGCATCTGCCGATGTTCCGCTTGATGTATTCCCTGAGTTCGCCCCCCCTATCGTCGAGATTCAGACCGAAGCGCCGGGCCTGTCGACCGAGGAGGTCGAAAGCCTCATTACCGTACCGATCGAGACAGCGGTCAACGGCGTGCCTGATCTGGCAACTCTGCGCTCGAAGTCGGTGCTGGGCCTCTCCTCGGTGACGATCCTGTTCGAGCGTGGCACCGATGTGATCCGCGCTCGCCAGCTGGTGCAGGAGCGCGTGGCGCAGGTGCAGGCGCGGCTGCCTGCCGCTGCCCGCCCGCCGGTGATGCTGCCGCCGCTGTCGTCAACGAGCCGGGCGATGAAGATCGGCATCTCCTCCAAGAAGCTCGATCAGATGCAGCTGTCCGAGCTGGTTCGCTGGACGATCCGGCCCAAGCTGATGTCGGTGCCGGGCGTCGCCAATGTCGCCGTCTGGGGCTACCGTGACCGGCAGTTGCAGGTGCTGGCCGATCCCGACCGGCTGCAAGCGTCGGGCGTTACGCTGGCCGAGCTGCGCGCGGCAACCGGAGATGCGGTGCTGGTCGGCGGCGGCGGCTTTGTCGATACGCCCAACCAGCGGCTGCCCGTTCAGCAGGCAGGCGCGATCCAGACCGCCGAGGATCTTTCCCGCACGGTCATCAAGATCGCGGGCGATGCGCCGGTGCGGGTGGGAGATGTCGCGCGGGTGACCGATGGCTTTGCAGCCCCCATTGGCAATGCGATCATCGACGACGGCCCGGGCATCATGCTGATCGTCGAGAAGCAGCCCACCGGCAACACGCTCCAGCTGACCCGCGACGTCGAGGCAGCCGTCGAAGAGCTACGGCCCGGCCTCAAGGACGTGAAAATCGACACCACGATCTTCCGCCCGGCAACCTTCATCGAGAAGTCGATCGACAATCTCACTCGTGCGCTGATGATCGGCTGCCTGCTGGTGGCGATCGTCCTGTTCGCCTTTACCCGCGACTGGCGGCAGGCGACCATCAGCCTGGTGGCGATTCCGCTGTCGTTGCTGGCGGCCGGTCTCGTGCTGCTGTGGAGCGGGGCGACGATCAACACGATGGTGATCGCCGGACTCGTGATTGCGCTCGGCGAGGTGGTTGATGATGCAATCATCGATGTCGAGAACATCGCCCGCCGTCTCCGCCTGAACCGTGAGGCGGGCAATCCGCGCTCGTCCTTTGCCGTGGTGCTCTCGGCCTCGCTCGAAGTGCGCACGGCGGTGGTCTTCGCCTCGCTGATCGTGATGCTGGTGTTCCTGCCGATCTTTTTCCTCGGCGGGGTGGCGGGGACGTTCTTCCGGCCATTGGCGATTGCCTATGTGCTGGCGATTGCCGCCTCGCTGCTGGTCGCGCTGGTGGTGACGCCTGCGATGTGCCTGATGCTGCTCCCCAATGCGCCGATGAAGGAGCATCGCGACACGCGCTTTGTCGCCTCGCTCAAGCAGCGCTACCTCGGCGTCCTGCCTCGCCTGATTGATCGCCCACGGCTTGCCATGGGCATCATCGCGGGCGGCTTGCTGCTTTCCGGCGTGGGCTATCTGGGCTTCAAGGACCAGTTCCTGCCCGACTTCCGCGAGACCGACTTCCTGATGCACTTCGTCGAGAAGCCGGGGGTCGGCATCGAGGCGATGGATCGCATCACCATCCGCGCGTCGAAGGAGCTGCGCGCGATCCCCGGGGTGCGCAATTTCGGAGCGCATATCGGCCGTGCCGAGGCGGCTGACGAAGTGGTCGGCCCCAACTTCACCGAATTGTGGATCAGCCTCGACGACGGTGTCGATTACGACGCCAGCGTCGCGCGGATTAAGGAAGTGGTCGAAGGCTATCCCGGCCTCTACCGCGACGTGCTCACCTATCTGCGCGAGCGCATCAAGGAGGTGCTCTCGGGCGCTGGCGCAACCGTGGTGGTTCGGATTTACGGTCCCGATCAAGACGAGCTGCGCGCAGCAGCCGAGCGGGTGCGCGGCAAGGTCGCTAGCATCCCCGGTGTGACCGACCTTAAGGTCGAACAGCAGGTGCTTGTGCCGCAGATCCAGATCCGCCCGCGCGCGGCCGATCTGGTCACGCTGGGTCTGACGCCAGGCGAAGTGCGGCGGCAAGCGCAGACGCTGGTGGCAGGCGAGAAGCTGGGCGAGATCTACCGCGATCAGAAGGCTTTCGATGTCGCCTTGTGGGGCGAGCCGGCTATTCGCGGCGACCAGCACGCGCTTGCCGACCTGATGATCCAGACCCCGGTTGGCGCGCCCGTCCGCCTGCGCGATGTCGCCGATGTGGTAATTGTGCCCGCGCCGAACGAGATCAAGCGCGAGGACGGCCAGCGCCGTCTCGATGTCACGCTCAACATCGCCAGCGATGCCGATCTCGGAGCCGTTGCGCGCGGGGTCGAGGCGGCGGTGAGCGAGGTGCCCTTTGCGACCGGCTACCACCCCGAGATCCTCGGCGAGTATGCCGCGCTGAAGGAATCGCGCGAACGGCTGTGGACGGTGGGTCTTGCCTGCCTGTTCGGCATCCTGCTGCTCGTCTGGCTGGAGTTCCGCTCCGCCCGGATCACGGCGCTGGTGGGCCTTAGCCTGCCCTTTGCGCTGGTCGGCGGGGTCATCGGGGTCGCGCTCACTGGCGGGGTTTTGTCGCTGGGATCGCTGGTCGGCTTCGTCACCGTGATCGGGATTTCGGCGCGCAACGGGATCATGCTGCTCTCGCACTACGATCATCTGCGGAGGTTCGAAGGCGAGGCGTTCGGCCCGGCCCTGATCCTTCGCGGTGCGCAGGAACGTCTGGTGCCGATCCTGATGACCGCACTGTGCGCAGGGCTTGCGCTGGTGCCGCTGGTGATCGCGGGCGACAAGCCGGGTCACGAGATCGAGCATCCCATGGCGATCGTCATCCTCGGCGGCCTGATCTCGTCGACCGCGCTCAACCTGTTCCTGATGCCCGCACTCTATGCCCGCTTC
- a CDS encoding efflux RND transporter periplasmic adaptor subunit, with translation MHALYAAGMPNRFTLVAFAPAILLTACGGEPAAPAKAPVHSEAIAHETELVRLKLTPEAQKRLGIVTERVGAGTASAMRMTSGEIVIPAGVGGAPINSASNLQQLAAQQVAADGELARASAQLALARVAYDRASALVDEEAGSIRARDEAKAALGAAKAAADAAAAQRRLLGPSVASLGNQRYVWVRVPVFGSDLAGVQQGQSALISPLGQDGAERSARPVDAPPSANAVAGTVDLYFALDNRDRAYRVGQRVSVALPLAGGRSEGLSVPTSAILRDIYGGEWVYAKAEADTYVRQRIEVAATEGGRAILSRGLRPGTLVVTAGAAELFGTEFGVAH, from the coding sequence ATGCACGCGCTCTATGCGGCGGGAATGCCAAACCGCTTCACCCTTGTCGCTTTCGCCCCTGCCATCCTCCTGACCGCGTGCGGAGGCGAACCGGCTGCGCCTGCCAAGGCCCCGGTCCACAGCGAGGCGATCGCCCACGAGACCGAGCTCGTCCGCCTGAAGCTTACGCCGGAAGCCCAGAAGCGGCTCGGGATTGTGACCGAGCGGGTCGGGGCGGGCACCGCATCGGCTATGCGCATGACGAGCGGCGAGATCGTCATCCCGGCGGGCGTCGGCGGCGCGCCGATCAATTCCGCCAGCAATCTGCAACAGCTCGCTGCCCAACAGGTCGCCGCCGATGGCGAACTTGCGCGTGCAAGCGCCCAGCTGGCATTGGCGCGCGTCGCCTACGACCGTGCCTCGGCTCTGGTTGATGAGGAAGCGGGCAGCATTCGCGCGCGTGATGAGGCGAAGGCGGCGCTTGGTGCGGCCAAGGCTGCTGCCGATGCGGCTGCGGCCCAGCGCCGCCTGCTCGGGCCATCGGTCGCAAGCCTTGGCAACCAGCGCTACGTCTGGGTGCGGGTGCCGGTGTTCGGGAGCGATCTTGCCGGGGTGCAGCAAGGCCAGTCGGCGCTGATCTCGCCGCTGGGACAGGACGGCGCGGAACGATCGGCGCGGCCCGTCGATGCGCCGCCATCGGCGAACGCAGTCGCGGGCACCGTCGATCTCTATTTCGCGCTCGACAATCGTGACCGGGCCTATCGTGTCGGCCAACGCGTCAGCGTCGCGCTCCCGCTTGCTGGTGGGCGGAGCGAAGGGTTGTCGGTGCCGACCTCCGCGATCCTGCGCGACATCTATGGCGGCGAATGGGTCTATGCCAAGGCCGAGGCCGACACCTATGTCCGCCAGCGGATCGAGGTTGCCGCAACCGAGGGCGGCCGCGCGATCCTGTCGCGGGGATTGCGTCCCGGCACGCTGGTGGTCACGGCAGGCGCTGCCGAACTGTTCGGCACCGAGTTCGGGGTCGCACACTGA
- a CDS encoding MmcB family DNA repair protein has product MSGASPPPADSLASPALAASDVARGIGRLFARNDIWCLSEVPLKNGRRADLMGIDAKGLVVIVEIKVARADLLGDAKWPDYLDFCDRFYWGLPPALDRAPLESEAYRPETCGVIVADGYDAEILRPAAFAPLAAARRKTLVEQLARMAMRRHMALIDPLATALDAAH; this is encoded by the coding sequence ATGTCCGGTGCCTCGCCCCCTCCCGCCGATTCGCTTGCATCCCCGGCGCTGGCCGCGAGCGACGTGGCGCGCGGGATCGGCCGGCTCTTTGCCCGCAACGACATCTGGTGCCTTTCGGAGGTGCCCCTGAAGAACGGTCGGCGTGCCGATCTGATGGGGATCGACGCCAAGGGCCTCGTCGTGATTGTCGAGATCAAGGTCGCCCGCGCGGATCTGCTGGGCGATGCCAAGTGGCCGGACTATCTCGATTTCTGCGACCGCTTTTACTGGGGCCTGCCCCCCGCACTCGATCGTGCGCCGCTCGAGAGCGAGGCCTACCGGCCCGAAACCTGCGGGGTGATCGTGGCGGACGGTTACGATGCCGAGATCCTGCGCCCCGCCGCTTTTGCGCCCCTCGCGGCGGCCCGGCGCAAGACGCTGGTCGAGCAGCTCGCGCGTATGGCGATGCGCCGGCACATGGCGCTGATCGATCCGCTGGCGACGGCATTGGACGCAGCCCACTGA
- a CDS encoding sterol desaturase family protein — protein sequence MLPADTPVPIALLVVSLAVTAIVALRYLLTSGLFAFATAKMRPGLYAGKGAQIAREVRWSLLSAAIYGAPAGIVLWGWRHHGWTMLAADWSALPLWWHPLSVLIYLFVQDTCFYWSHRWMHRPKWFRIAHAVHHDSRPPTAWTAMSFHPIEALTGAVVIPVLVFLVPIHVAMLGLVLTIATVMGVTNHMGWEMFPRWLVHSPLGNWLITASHHERHHEEYRCNFGLYFRVWDRLCGTDRGLSKRIVAEAGHGPQVPA from the coding sequence ATGCTCCCCGCCGATACCCCCGTTCCGATTGCGCTGCTGGTCGTCAGCCTTGCCGTCACCGCCATCGTCGCACTGCGCTATCTGCTGACCAGCGGGCTGTTCGCCTTTGCCACCGCGAAGATGCGCCCGGGGCTCTATGCCGGCAAGGGCGCGCAGATCGCGCGCGAGGTGCGCTGGTCGCTGCTCTCCGCGGCGATCTACGGCGCGCCAGCCGGGATCGTGCTGTGGGGCTGGCGGCATCACGGCTGGACGATGCTCGCCGCCGACTGGAGCGCGCTGCCGCTGTGGTGGCATCCGCTCAGCGTGCTGATCTACCTCTTTGTGCAGGACACCTGTTTCTACTGGAGCCACCGCTGGATGCACCGGCCGAAATGGTTCCGGATCGCCCATGCCGTCCACCACGACAGCCGCCCGCCGACTGCCTGGACGGCGATGAGCTTCCACCCCATTGAGGCGCTGACCGGCGCGGTCGTGATCCCGGTGCTGGTGTTTCTCGTGCCGATCCACGTTGCCATGCTCGGCCTCGTGCTGACCATCGCCACGGTGATGGGGGTGACGAACCACATGGGCTGGGAGATGTTCCCTCGCTGGCTCGTTCACTCGCCGTTGGGCAATTGGCTGATAACCGCCAGCCATCACGAGCGCCATCACGAGGAATACAGATGCAATTTCGGGCTCTATTTCCGGGTCTGGGACCGGCTTTGCGGCACCGACAGGGGGCTGTCGAAGCGGATCGTGGCCGAGGCCGGGCACGGCCCGCAGGTGCCGGCGTGA
- a CDS encoding DUF2141 domain-containing protein, which produces MRRAALFVVAATATAAAAVPAQAGEVVITVTDLRSTKGVVRACMTTREDIFPRCIKDAGAHRTVVPAAGKVEIRFTGVKPGSYAIALLHDENDNGKADRAMGMMPKEGYGFSRDAPVKMAPPKFKDAVFVQGEGTSRVTIKMRYFL; this is translated from the coding sequence GTGAGGCGCGCCGCGCTGTTCGTGGTGGCCGCGACCGCGACGGCGGCGGCGGCGGTTCCGGCACAGGCGGGCGAGGTCGTGATCACGGTCACCGACCTGAGGTCCACCAAGGGCGTGGTGCGCGCCTGCATGACGACGCGCGAGGACATCTTCCCGCGGTGCATAAAGGATGCGGGCGCGCACCGCACCGTGGTGCCCGCCGCCGGCAAGGTCGAGATCCGCTTCACCGGGGTGAAGCCGGGCAGCTATGCGATCGCCCTGCTCCACGACGAGAACGACAACGGCAAGGCCGACCGCGCGATGGGGATGATGCCCAAGGAGGGCTACGGCTTCTCGCGCGATGCGCCGGTGAAGATGGCCCCGCCCAAGTTCAAGGACGCGGTGTTCGTCCAGGGCGAAGGCACCAGCCGCGTCACCATCAAGATGAGGTATTTCCTGTAA
- a CDS encoding M48 family metalloprotease has protein sequence MRGRPNPLTFCLALLASLVFAAHPAAAQSILRDAETEQLLLDMAAPLIEASELEPGNVELVLINDGSINAFVAGGQAIYVHTGLIGAAESANEVQGVLAHELGHITAGHVVRFNERTKAANGISILSLLLGVGAALAGAGDAAMGIIAAGQQAAMGSFLSFNRDQEAATDLAGVRYLSGAGISGKGMIKFFERLRGNEIRAGYSQTDEAGYARTHPLTGDRIQTLRGLLEEDRAWNAEPDPELQERFVRAKAKLFGYLSEPRRTLNAYPVRDTSVPARYARAYAYHKEARVDLALAEADALLALEPDNPWFLELKGQVLLESGRPKDALAPLRRSTELTRAHPLIAGMLGHALIATEDPANFAEAEQVLRASVQRDRYNPFAWYQLGVVYEARGDIPRARLASAEVQVMNRQYPQALANAQAAEAYLPYGSADWIRAQDVALEARAELERVKNRR, from the coding sequence ATGCGCGGTCGCCCCAATCCTCTGACCTTCTGCCTTGCGCTGTTGGCAAGCCTCGTCTTTGCGGCCCATCCTGCGGCAGCGCAATCGATCCTGCGTGATGCCGAGACCGAGCAGCTCCTGCTCGACATGGCCGCCCCGCTGATCGAAGCGAGTGAGCTCGAGCCCGGCAATGTCGAGCTGGTGCTGATCAACGACGGCTCGATCAATGCCTTCGTCGCCGGCGGGCAGGCGATCTATGTCCACACCGGGCTGATCGGCGCGGCCGAGAGCGCCAACGAGGTCCAGGGCGTGCTCGCCCACGAACTCGGCCACATCACGGCAGGCCACGTGGTGCGCTTTAACGAGCGCACCAAGGCGGCGAACGGAATCTCGATCCTCTCGCTGCTGCTCGGCGTCGGTGCGGCGCTGGCCGGGGCGGGCGATGCGGCGATGGGGATCATCGCCGCCGGGCAGCAGGCCGCGATGGGCAGCTTCCTCAGCTTCAACCGCGACCAGGAAGCCGCCACCGATCTTGCCGGCGTGCGCTACCTCTCGGGCGCGGGGATCAGCGGCAAGGGCATGATCAAGTTCTTCGAGCGGCTGCGCGGCAACGAGATTCGGGCCGGCTACAGCCAGACCGACGAGGCCGGTTATGCCCGCACCCACCCCCTGACCGGCGACCGCATCCAGACCCTGCGCGGGCTGCTGGAGGAGGACCGGGCATGGAATGCCGAGCCCGATCCCGAACTGCAGGAACGCTTCGTGCGCGCCAAGGCCAAGCTGTTTGGTTATCTTTCCGAGCCGCGCCGCACACTCAACGCCTATCCGGTGCGCGATACCAGCGTGCCGGCGCGCTATGCCCGCGCCTATGCCTACCACAAGGAGGCACGCGTCGATCTCGCCCTGGCCGAGGCCGATGCGCTGCTGGCGCTGGAGCCCGACAATCCGTGGTTCCTTGAGCTTAAGGGCCAGGTGCTGCTCGAATCCGGGCGACCCAAGGATGCGCTGGCGCCGCTGCGCCGCTCGACCGAGCTGACCCGCGCCCATCCGCTGATCGCCGGGATGCTCGGCCATGCGCTGATCGCCACCGAGGACCCGGCCAATTTCGCCGAGGCCGAACAGGTGCTGCGCGCCTCGGTCCAGCGGGATCGCTACAATCCCTTCGCATGGTACCAGCTCGGCGTGGTCTACGAGGCCCGCGGGGATATCCCGCGCGCGCGGCTCGCCAGCGCCGAGGTGCAGGTGATGAACCGGCAATATCCGCAGGCGCTTGCGAATGCCCAGGCGGCCGAGGCCTACCTGCCTTACGGCTCGGCAGACTGGATCCGCGCGCAGGATGTCGCGCTCGAAGCGCGCGCCGAACTGGAACGCGTGAAGAACCGCCGCTAA
- a CDS encoding DsbA family protein translates to MSADPAPSSLRNTLLTALMALVFGFLGAAAWSYSGLADNRTRAFLLGNPDLLPQMAQAYEEQEAGKRLAQMGGAVFEPFPGVVLGNPNGKTVLVEFTDYNCPYCEASLKDVNRLIAEDPDLKVVIREWPIFEGSDVASRMALAAGLQGKYRAFHDAMFATGDVEAAARKAGLDMERAQRDAASEAVSTEIARNLDHARALGFTGTPAWIAGKTPFGGAVGYERLKAALAKTGEAG, encoded by the coding sequence ATGTCCGCCGACCCTGCCCCCTCGTCCCTGCGCAACACCCTGCTGACCGCGCTGATGGCGCTGGTCTTCGGCTTTCTCGGCGCGGCGGCGTGGTCCTACTCGGGGCTTGCCGACAACCGCACCCGCGCCTTCCTGCTGGGTAACCCCGACCTGCTGCCGCAGATGGCGCAGGCCTACGAGGAACAAGAGGCCGGCAAGCGCCTCGCTCAGATGGGGGGCGCGGTGTTCGAGCCCTTCCCGGGCGTGGTGCTCGGCAACCCGAACGGCAAGACAGTGCTGGTCGAGTTCACCGATTACAATTGCCCCTATTGCGAGGCGAGCCTCAAGGACGTGAACCGGCTGATCGCCGAGGACCCCGATCTGAAGGTCGTGATCCGCGAATGGCCGATCTTCGAAGGCTCCGACGTCGCCTCGCGCATGGCCCTCGCGGCCGGGCTTCAGGGCAAGTATCGCGCCTTCCACGATGCGATGTTCGCCACCGGCGATGTCGAGGCGGCGGCGCGCAAGGCGGGGCTCGACATGGAGCGCGCGCAGCGTGACGCCGCCTCCGAGGCGGTCTCGACCGAGATCGCGCGCAATCTCGACCATGCCCGCGCGCTGGGCTTCACCGGGACGCCGGCATGGATCGCGGGCAAGACGCCTTTCGGCGGCGCGGTCGGCTACGAGAGGCTGAAGGCCGCACTCGCCAAGACGGGCGAGGCGGGCTGA
- a CDS encoding sensor histidine kinase has product MAVLQIQAAPFFASKNRAFWNLQLAGWGAAFLLRAVSALANKQELAVLALILVTTITGFSISLILSVIYRQLIRQQPLVTWGVTALVLFVAVLLHASIDAWVQGVYTGGGRDSFVQRLIGLLYLPMTLLGGWSALYYAINFFLTVEQQADRLERLEAQATAAQLAMLRYQLNPHFLFNTLNSISTLVLLKQTEPANAMLTRLSGFLRHTLIAEPGSQVTLAQEIETLQLYLDIERMRFEERLRTHFEIEDAALQAQLPAMLLQPLVENAIKYAVSPQEEGAQIALTARVIGERLRLTVEDTGPGADDTPRAVTGDPVPGRPVSTGVGLANIRNRLAQAYGDQHLFETRSEAGGGFTVLIEIPFTPAARAGEATAPAVAVGTAPSGGGDNIIPLNPPIRTIGTTA; this is encoded by the coding sequence ATGGCAGTGCTCCAGATCCAGGCGGCGCCGTTCTTCGCGAGCAAGAATCGGGCGTTCTGGAACCTCCAGCTGGCGGGCTGGGGCGCGGCGTTCCTGCTGCGCGCGGTCTCGGCGCTGGCCAACAAGCAGGAACTTGCGGTTCTTGCGCTGATCCTTGTCACCACCATCACCGGCTTTTCGATCAGCCTGATCCTTTCGGTGATCTATCGCCAGCTGATCCGCCAGCAGCCGCTGGTGACGTGGGGGGTGACCGCGCTGGTGCTGTTTGTCGCGGTGTTGCTCCACGCCTCGATCGATGCTTGGGTGCAGGGGGTGTATACCGGCGGCGGCCGCGACAGCTTCGTCCAGCGCCTGATCGGCCTGCTCTACCTGCCGATGACCCTGCTTGGCGGGTGGAGCGCGCTCTACTACGCGATCAACTTCTTCCTGACGGTGGAACAGCAGGCCGACCGGCTCGAGCGGCTGGAGGCGCAGGCCACCGCGGCGCAGCTTGCCATGCTGCGCTACCAGCTCAATCCGCATTTCCTGTTCAACACCCTGAATTCGATTAGCACGCTGGTGCTGCTGAAGCAGACCGAGCCCGCCAACGCTATGCTCACGCGCCTGTCCGGCTTCCTGCGCCACACCCTGATCGCCGAGCCCGGCAGCCAGGTCACGCTGGCTCAGGAGATCGAGACGCTTCAGCTCTACCTCGACATCGAGCGGATGCGCTTTGAAGAACGCCTGCGCACCCATTTCGAGATCGAGGACGCCGCGCTCCAGGCGCAGCTTCCGGCGATGCTGCTGCAACCGCTGGTCGAGAACGCGATCAAGTATGCCGTCAGCCCGCAGGAGGAAGGCGCGCAGATCGCGCTCACCGCGCGGGTCATCGGCGAGCGACTGCGGCTGACGGTCGAGGACACCGGACCTGGTGCCGACGACACGCCGCGTGCCGTGACGGGTGATCCGGTGCCGGGTCGCCCGGTCTCCACCGGCGTCGGCCTCGCCAACATCCGCAACCGCCTGGCGCAGGCCTATGGCGACCAACACCTGTTCGAAACGAGATCCGAAGCTGGGGGCGGCTTCACTGTGCTGATCGAGATTCCCTTCACACCGGCCGCGAGAGCCGGGGAAGCGACAGCACCCGCCGTGGCAGTCGGGACTGCCCCAAGCGGCGGGGGCGACAACATCATCCCCCTCAACCCCCCCATAAGAACCATCGGAACAACCGCATGA
- a CDS encoding LytR/AlgR family response regulator transcription factor, with protein sequence MTIRTILVDDEKLAIQGLQLRLQAFEDVEIIDTCANGREAIRKIKTEKPDLVFLDIQMPGFDGFSVVKGVMEIEPPLFVFVTAYEEHAIRAFEANAVNYLMKPVDEQKLADTIERVRQRLAEKKSSEDAGQLLEVLSEIAPERAADFVETATPAAESADRFEKLINVKDRGQIFRVEVDTIEHIEAAGDYMIISTGDNSLVLRETMKDLERRLDPRKFQRVHRSTIVNLDLVRQVKPHTNGECFLVLDSGAEVKVSRSYRDVVARFVH encoded by the coding sequence ATGACCATCAGAACCATCCTTGTCGACGACGAGAAGCTCGCGATCCAGGGCCTGCAGCTCCGGCTCCAGGCCTTCGAGGACGTGGAGATCATCGACACCTGCGCCAACGGCCGCGAGGCGATCCGCAAGATCAAGACCGAGAAGCCCGATCTCGTCTTCCTCGACATCCAGATGCCCGGCTTCGACGGCTTTTCGGTCGTCAAGGGCGTGATGGAGATCGAACCGCCGCTGTTCGTCTTCGTCACGGCCTACGAGGAACACGCGATCCGCGCCTTCGAGGCGAACGCGGTCAACTACCTGATGAAGCCGGTCGACGAACAGAAGCTTGCTGACACCATCGAGCGCGTTCGCCAGCGCCTTGCCGAGAAGAAATCGTCCGAGGATGCCGGGCAATTGCTCGAAGTGCTCTCGGAAATCGCGCCCGAGCGCGCGGCGGATTTCGTCGAGACCGCCACCCCGGCGGCAGAAAGCGCGGACCGCTTCGAGAAGCTCATCAACGTCAAGGACCGCGGCCAGATTTTCCGTGTCGAAGTCGACACGATCGAGCATATCGAGGCTGCGGGCGACTACATGATCATCTCCACCGGCGACAATTCGCTGGTGCTGCGCGAGACGATGAAGGATCTCGAGCGCCGCCTCGATCCGCGCAAGTTCCAGCGCGTGCACCGCAGCACCATCGTCAACCTCGACCTCGTCCGGCAGGTGAAGCCCCACACCAACGGTGAATGCTTCCTGGTGCTGGACAGCGGCGCCGAGGTGAAGGTGTCGCGCTCCTATCGCGACGTGGTGGCGCGCTTCGTCCACTGA